In the genome of Epinephelus lanceolatus isolate andai-2023 chromosome 18, ASM4190304v1, whole genome shotgun sequence, one region contains:
- the mettl23 gene encoding histone-arginine methyltransferase METTL23: MMDPSGTETPCIACKDFTFEDKKNTQESLSVSIPEVLDPQYGMYVWPCAVVLAQYLWTQREELRHKTVLELGAGVSLPGVVAARCGAKVILSDNAKTPLCLENCRRSCEANSLHDVGVLGITWGEVSPDLVLLPKLDIILGSDVFYEPQDFEDVLLTVVFLLRKNPRAQFWTTYQERSADWSIEALLHRWNLNCVDIQLETFDADKAELAGSTLPGNKSILMMIITLKTEDVGL; encoded by the exons ATGATGGATCCAAGTGGAACCGAAACACCTTGCATAGCTTGCAAAGATTTCACGTTTGAagacaagaaaaacacacaggagTCACTTTCCGTTTCCATACCTGAG GTTCTTGATCCACAATATGGGATGTATGTGTGGCCCTGTGCAGTGGTGCTGGCTCAGTATCTATGGACACAAAGAGAAGAGCTGAGACACAAGACAGTGCTGGAG CTTGGTGCAGGTGTGAGTCTACCAGGTGTGGTGGCTGCCAGGTGCGGTGCAAAGGTGATCTTGTCTGACAATGCTAAGACTCCACTGTGTCTGGAGAACTGCAGGCGCAGCTGTGAAGCCAATAGCCTCCATGATGTGGGAGTGTTGGGCATCACCTGGGGGGAAGTCTCACCTGATCTTGTTCTGCTTCCTAAACTGGACATCATCTTGGGATCGGACGTCTTCTATGAGCCACAGG ATTTTGAAGATGTCCTCctgactgttgtttttcttctaaGAAAAAACCCCAGAGCTCAGTTCTGGACCACATACCAAGAGAGAAG TGCCGACTGGTCGATTGAAGCGTTGCTCCACAGGTGGAATCTGAACTGTGTCGACATTCAGCTGGAAACATTTGATGCAGATAAAGCTGAGCTGGCTGGATCGACTCTTCCAGGAAACAAAAGCATTCTCATGATGATCATCACACTGAAGACAGAGGATGTTGGACTGTAA